CATCAGCTTCACCATCAGGGCGTTGGCGATAGTGCTCTTGCCCGAGCCGGACAGGCCGGTCAGGAACACCGTGAAGCCCTGCTGGTGGCGCGGGGGGTGGGTCTTGCGCAGCTCGGCGACTACCTTCGGGTAGGAGAACCAATCGGGGATCTCCAGGCCTTCCTGCAGGCGACGGCGGAACTCCGTGCCGGAGATGCTGAGGATGTCATCACCCTCTTCGCACTCATCGCGGGGCACGTACTGAGCCTTGTTCGAGACGTAGACCACCTGACGGAAGGGCACCATCTCGATCTCGAGCTCGTTCTGGTACTCGACCACCATCTCCTGGGCGTCGTAGGCGCCGTAGAAGTCCTCACCCTTGCTGTTCTTGCCAGGGCCTGCATGGTCGCGGCCGACGATGAAGTGCGTGCAGCCGTAGTTCTTGCGGATCAGGGCGTGCCAGACCGCCTCGCGGGGACCGCCCATACGCATGGCCAGCGGCAGCAGGGACAGGGCCGTGGTCTGCTCCGGGTACTCGTCGAGCAGGTGCTCGTAGCAGCGCACGCGGGTGAAGTGATCGATGTCGCCCGGCTTGGTCATGCCGACCACGGGCTGGATCAGGAGGTTGGCTTCCACCTGCTTGGCGGCGCGGAAAGTGAGTTCCTGGTGCGCGCGGTGCATGGGGTTGCGGGTCTGGAAAGCCACGATCTTTCGCCACCCGAGCTTCTCGAAGCGGGCACGCAGCTCCTTCGGCGAGTCGCGCAGGTGCTTGAAGTCGTAGTGCACGGGCTGCTGGATGCCGATCAGGCGGCCGCCGACGTACACGGGGTTGGCATGGTTGTGCAGGAAGTTGACCGCCGGGTGCGCCGGATCATCCGCACCGAAGACCTTCTCAGCCTCGAGGTGCTTGTTCGGCGTCCAGACGTCGGACACCTCGAGGACGGCGATCATCACGCCTTCCTGGTCGCGCAGGGCGACGTGGCCGCCGGGCTTGAGCTGCTCCGCAAATGCCTCGGTGACATCCAGGTTGATCGGCATGGGCCACAGGGTGCCATCGACGAGGCGCATTTCCTCGACCACGCGATCGTAGTCGGCCTGGCCCAGGAAACCTTCCAGCGGCGAGAACGCGCCGTTCAGCAGCAGCTCGATGTCGCACAGCTGGCGCTGCGTGAGATCCCAGGAGGGATAGTCGAGCGCGGCCTTCTTGTACTCCTCGAGTTGATCCTCCGGGAGGTAGAGATCCTTGAGCTCGCCACCGTGTGGCTTGATCAGGTCGGGCATGTGCGCGGACTCCTTATTTTGATTGATTTACGCGGGCGATCACTGCGACACCAGGCCCGGCCCGGTGTCTCTAGAACGGAATATCGTCGTCGAAGCCCTCGCCACCCGCGGCGGGAGCTGCCGCGCCTGCCGGGGCGGCGCCGGGATTACTGCTGCCGTGTGCCGGTGCTTGGCGTCGCGGCGCGTCGTCGTAGGACGGCTCACCGCCACCCATGCCGCCGCCGCGTCCACCCAGCATCTGCATCTCATTGGCAACGACCTCCGTGGTGTAGCGATCGTTGCCGTTGTTGTCCTGCCACTTATCAGTGCGCAAGCTGCCCTCGATATAGACCTGAGAGCCCTTGCGCAGGTATTCCTGGCTGATCTCTGCGAGGCGCCCGAACATGACCACGCGGTGCCATTCCGTGCGCTCCTGGCGCTCGCCGCTCTGCTTATCGCGCCAGCTCTCGCTGGTGGCGATGCGGAACTTGGTCACGGCGCTGCCGCTCGGTGCGTAGCGCGTCTCCGGGTCCGCCCCGAGGTTGCCCACCAGGATGACCTTGTTGATTCCTCTTGCCATATCGACCTTCCTCCTTGAGCGCTGCACACTTCATGCGTCGCGCAATAACGACGGCAACCCGCTCCACAAGCTGCTGGGGCTCCCGCGAAACAGCGTCGGCAATGCCGCCATCGCCAGCTGGTGACGCGGCATTCCCTTGCCCTTCGCATAATAGCCCCGGCACCGCAGCCACGGTGCTCAGCGTTTTTTGGTGCCGCCGCGCGATAGCGCGCTTGGGTGGCAGCTCATTTGCCGGCCGGGTGGTCGAGGACGGCGATTATATTCCGATGCAGTGCAAAACTCACGGCCCGCTTGACACAACGTAGAGGATCGCGTCGCGTTTACCGACTTAGTGTCCTGTCCCGCAAGCTCGTTGAGGAATTCGCGGGACAGGACACTAGCTCGACACATCGACGGACGCCGACGCTCTCTCCTCGCCCAGCAACATCAACCATAGGGCGGCGGCCACGGCGCCGAAGGCGAAGACGGCGCCGGCGCCACCGACCCCGTACAGGACGCCGCCCACACTGCCCCCGACGAAGGCACCGAAGAACTGGCTGCTGGCGTAGACGCCGGTGGCCGCCCCCCGCAGGTCCCCGGGGGCCTCCCGCGTGACCTCCGCGGGCAAGCGCGCTTCGATGAAGTTGAACCCCACGAAAAAGAAGACCAGCGCGCCCACCAGGACCGGCAGACTGCTGAAGCCGACGGCGAGAACCGCCTGCGAGACCACCAGAGCGATCAAGGCCATGACCCAGAGCCGTCGAGCGCCAACCCCGCGCTCGAGAGCGCGAATCATGGGGATAGTCGCAAGCAGGGACGTGACGATGGCGAGCACGTA
The sequence above is a segment of the Pseudomonadota bacterium genome. Coding sequences within it:
- a CDS encoding bifunctional sulfate adenylyltransferase/adenylylsulfate kinase produces the protein MPDLIKPHGGELKDLYLPEDQLEEYKKAALDYPSWDLTQRQLCDIELLLNGAFSPLEGFLGQADYDRVVEEMRLVDGTLWPMPINLDVTEAFAEQLKPGGHVALRDQEGVMIAVLEVSDVWTPNKHLEAEKVFGADDPAHPAVNFLHNHANPVYVGGRLIGIQQPVHYDFKHLRDSPKELRARFEKLGWRKIVAFQTRNPMHRAHQELTFRAAKQVEANLLIQPVVGMTKPGDIDHFTRVRCYEHLLDEYPEQTTALSLLPLAMRMGGPREAVWHALIRKNYGCTHFIVGRDHAGPGKNSKGEDFYGAYDAQEMVVEYQNELEIEMVPFRQVVYVSNKAQYVPRDECEEGDDILSISGTEFRRRLQEGLEIPDWFSYPKVVAELRKTHPPRHQQGFTVFLTGLSGSGKSTIANALMVKLMEMGGRKVTLLDGDVVRKHLSSELGFSREHRDLNIMRIGFVASEITKNGGIAICAPIAPYTATRRAVKEMIASGGGYVEVHVATPLEVCEARDRKGLYAKARAGVIKEFTGISDPYEAPENPELAIDTQDITPDHAAHLILVKLESLGFIK
- the ssb gene encoding single-stranded DNA-binding protein, translated to MARGINKVILVGNLGADPETRYAPSGSAVTKFRIATSESWRDKQSGERQERTEWHRVVMFGRLAEISQEYLRKGSQVYIEGSLRTDKWQDNNGNDRYTTEVVANEMQMLGGRGGGMGGGEPSYDDAPRRQAPAHGSSNPGAAPAGAAAPAAGGEGFDDDIPF